The nucleotide window CAgtatgggcagggacagccccagacAGCATGGCTCAGCTCGGCTGGGCATGGACAGCCCCAGACAGCAtggctcagctgggctcagctgaggtgggcagggacagccccagacAGCATAGCTTAGGTGGGCTCAGCTCAGTTCAGCAgtatgggcagggacagccccacaCAGCACGGCTCAGCTCGGCTCAGTTCAGCAgtatgggcagggacagcccagacagcacagctcagctcggctgggcagggacaacCCCAGACAGCACAGCTTAGCTGGGCTTAGCTCAGTTCAGCAgtatgggcagggacagccccagacagctcagctcagttcagctgggcagcacaggcagggacagcccttgcacagcacagctcagctggggagcatgggcagggacagcactcTGCATGGGCACAGCCTCTCAAATGCCTCCTGCTCCTTGCAACTGCTCATTGCACTTGccaaaaggaagaaatgcatGCTTGTGTCATTGTAGTATCACTCACTGAAGCTAAAACCTATCCCTTTCCTagacttgggtttttttacattaGTTGTTGAAAAGTAAAATGTTAAAATCAAAGAATTTTACAAGCTCCTTATTGCCTTTGATATGAAGTTGATTTCAAGTCTAATTTGATGTTTTACCTCATTTTTCTACGATATTCTGGAGCACGATCTGTTAAAACAAGCATGTTCTTGAATCAAGATTCTATGCTGagttaaaaaaattgtttcGATAGCCAACAGTATTTAGGTACTCAAAACTGTACATAATATTAGAAGAACTGTATACAAACTTACATAAATGATCTTTCAGAGTTATGAAATTGttcaagaaaagaaaggaggaaaatggaaaagctgtCTTCCTTTTCTACTGCTTTAAAAAGATGCAATGTAAGCAATCAAAACCCCCCATCACCTCTTTGTCATGTGCAATAAGCTGGGTCTTCACATGGCCAGACACCAAATTTACTCTTCCCAGAACCTGTCCTGTCTCCAGACCCCAAATAGTGCAGGTTGTGTCAATACTAGAGGTACCTGAAACAAAACCACTTCTATTAGTAAAATTAATATTGTCACAAATGATTTAATCACTTTCTAGGTTAATGTAACATCCCCCAACACCTACAGATCAAAATAGCCATGAGaacagcacaaaaccaaaaatcaagaATGTCAAACAGCCAGCAGTCTTCCATGCATTTAAATGACCCAAACctttcagctgcagaaatagCCTTCCACACAGGAATAAAGTGTAAATAGCTCATGTCTGCTTCAATCTATTCAGAAGCCTGATGTAACTCTGAGATCAACTTTCCCATCCTCTACGTCTCTTGTGCAtgccaaaccccaaattcaatCAGTGTTTTGATGGCGTGTTATTATTAATTGATTGCTGCTGTGGGCTGAAGGTGGGGTTAGCAGTAAAGCTCTTAAGAGATGAAACAtgtaacacacaaaaaataaatcatgtaGTAAATAATTACTATGACATATTATCACTGTTAATCTCTGAGCAAATCCCCCTGACAGAAATGGCTGTTCCCTTCTGGGAAACAAACCTCTGCATCAGTCACCCTGGATTCACAATTTGTCCCTTAGGCTATAATTAAACCTTAAGCGTTCAGCCCCCTCCTCCAACTGAATTAAGGACTCTTggctctcctcctgctgctgaaatggCTTCACCaaacacacagctcagtgcacaGTTTTCTGTGCACTCCAGAACACTCTGAAATAAATCACAGAGCTGATGCACATCTTACTCAGCACTGCAACAACAGCTCACCAGCCCTGAAGGCCAAGACTCCCCATCCCCAGATGTCCCTAGCCCAACCTGAGTGACCCATTCTGTACTGCACAGGGCACCTCTCAATGAAAGGAGTCTCCATGAGAggactgtttttattttttaatgtaaaaattctTACAGGCCAGACTCCATCAGACTAAATTCAAAAGTGTGCCAGTCAGTGTGTCAGTCTCACCTAAAAGGTAAGGATCCACTTCATTCCAGTCAAATGATGTCAGTGGAGCACAGAAATCCGAGTTCTTGTTGTTGTTCAGCAAACACTCCAGCCGGGTCTCAGTTTCACCCacctgcagagaaaatgaaacatcTGACTTAAAAAGCAACATCACCCGACTGGCTCCACTGGCACAAAACATTAGCAGTTAATCCCAGGTTTCTTCCCTCTCAGCTTTATATCCTAAAGCTCTGGAAAATACAACCACCAACTCCATTAAATAAGCTGATTAAAATGGCAATTGCCATAATTCTGCTTCTCTTATAGTCTTCATATAGTCACATTATTGCAGTGAAGAAAATCTTGTCTTGAGTGAAAAAGAGACCACTATATAACAGAATCCATGTCCTGGCTCATCTTCTGCTGGGGAGGATTTACTCACTCTCCACACTCGCAGGTAGTCACCACTGGTGGCCAGCAGGTCTGGGTACACTCCCTTGGTGTCTGGGATCCACATCAGCTTCGTGGTGGGGTACGGGTGATCAAAGGTGTTCCTGCAAATGAATTCTGAGCTCTCTTCATCCAAACCAACAAGCTGCACCTGTGAGAAAccatatttaaaagaaagaatttcaTCAAAATACTAATTCCTAATAACAGCATTAAGATTGAGTGTGTTTCAGGACATTTTCTATCACCTCAAGGATAACATAAAGCAATCATCATGTCAATGAAATGAGAAATCCTTAAAGTGCTGCTGGGGAATATAAGTAAAGAGAAGTATCCATAATCACCACAGGGCTTTGATTTGATGATCCTAAATGAACCAAATGAAATCAAATCCTAAAGGATTAAAGACCACCCTTCTCTTTTCCACATTGCAAAGCCCCATTTAAGTCACAGACTTCAACTGCACAAACATTATTCTAATTCATCCTTAACTGAACTGATGCTGACAATGTCATCTCCAGAGAGCAAAACAAGCTGTAGTTTGTGCAATTAAAGCACATATTATGGAATTCTTGGCCATAACCTTGCAGACTGTGATGGATCATGTCAGGTAGCTGGCAGCTTTTTCAGCACCACATGACTCAAAATGTTCTGTCACAAGTGCATGAAAAACTCAAATTAATCACATCAGAGAGGAAGCAAGTAAAACAGAAttcaaacttaaaaaaaaaaaaatataaaataaaattggggAACTAAAATGGTTACATAATTATTCAAATGTTTTGTGTGAACAGACCAAGAAAGCAGGTCTGCTGAAAGATTCTAGGTAACTTCAAATTAGATTTTTTGCACAGTGATGTGTCAGGGGGAAGGGCTAAACTTGCCCCATTGTGAGAAtgatgcaaaacaaaacaaacaagaaactATCTCCATACAGCCTGGTCATGACAGCACCTGAAGTCATGCTTGAAGTCCCAGACATGATGTTATTAGAAAAATACTGACATGTCAGTAAGAGTAAAAGGAGAGAACAAGAGGTGCTGGGAGGACTCATTTAACCTGCAGTGACCACAGGACCCAAACAGGGTGAAAGTCCCACTGTGAAATGCTGCTCAAACACAGTTTTATGAGCTCATTTAGAGATTCTCATAAATACAAACTTTGCCCCACCCCCTACAATGAGAAGTTCCATCCTTTCCACCCAATAACAAACACTAGAAGATGCAGTCAAATATGCTCCCAAAAATTGAAATACAGCCTTGTCTTGCCCTCTCTTTATTATAACTACTCCTTAGTGTCCTTCACACCCTAGTACAAATCAGTCAAAAATCTCCCAGACTTCTGAAGTGATTGACAAATAGCTTTCTAACTCCTTTAGGGATCAGAAATACTAAGCAGCTTTTACAAAGGAAGCAAATTGTCCTTGGTGATAGAAAATCTTGTGGCAAGGTTAGGATCAGAAGACAAATGACCTCTAATCATTTCTCCTTTGCTTATGCTGTTTTCCACTCAACATGAGTGTATTAATCCTACACAAAGCAATCAACATCCTCATCACCAGCAGCAAATCTCAAACAGCAGAGGATCCCCTTCCACTGGTATTAATGTAAATATCCCTGCATATTCCTATTTAACCCTTCCTCAGGCCTTAAACTGAAGCAATTCAGCAGTCCAGTATCTGTGAGCTTTGACATGTTTAGGTGCCCTTTGTGATGCTGACCCATGAGGGATTACAATGGCTGACTGCAATTTCCCAGTTCCCAAGAAGTTCAGGAAACACCACctcaaattatttaattcttcCAACCAGAGTAAGGCATCTGTCTTCTTGCAGCAGGGATTTGGTCAGTGAAGGAGTACAGGGTGAAACAAAGCTCACTGGTGTTCAAACAGGTCTTGGCAAGCAGCTCCAGTCTGTGCCACAGAGCCCACGAATGTGGTGGCTGGCAGGGTTAGAGGTGTCTGGGAACTGGGGATCACAGAAAATTTGGGTTTGGCAGCCCAGAGGTTTGAGTTCCCCACAAAAGAGAGGTGTAAACAGACAGATTGTGTAACCTGTAGTACTTCAAAGCTGGCAATTtctacagaaacagaaaatcagagaCAAATGAGATAAAAATCTCCCACTTTTTCCCCTAATTCCCTCCCAGTGAGCACTTCTGCAACAAACATTTGGGCATTGaggctttttaaagaaatcctaAATGAGTAATAAGGAAAAGTTATAGACACTTATTTGGTTGGACTTTAAGCAAGCTACACTGTTCCAGACCATTTTTGTTAGAATGGAAGAAAGCCAGTTACTTGGAACAAAACATTGCTATATCAGGAACAGAAATGTTACTGGGACCTTGTCAGAACATCTGAAGAGGAGAGTGCAAAGATTGTGAGACAAGGAGAAAGCCAAAATGAAAATCACTTTTCATTATCCTTTTAATTAGTGCCAACTGTACCTATAAGCATATTTTGATGACAGCAGCTGCAATATAAAACATCTCAACCATGAAGGACAAATTATATGCAGAAGCATAAAACTTCACACATactctgtaaaaaaaatcttgtatttCTGTTAATTCCAGAAGTCAGGCTGCAAACCTCACTGCTCCAGGCCCTTTGCTGCACAATATCACAGACTATTTAAATGGGAGCTTCTGTTCTCCCCTTCGTTCCTTTGGTTATACCATGTACAGGGACTGGAGCTGGAAGAGTTTACAACCAGTGCGCAGGTAGCACTTTTACAGTACCTGTCCAAGAGTTTCCAATCTGGAGCATGAACCTATTCCCAGAATGTTTCACCACCCTCTAAAGGGCTCAGCACATTTGAGAGCCATAGTAAGGCACCATTAAAACAGTGCAGATGAAGAACAGTGCACCACTCCCAAGAGTATTCTGGTCCCCAAAGTAAAGGAAACAACATCAATACTCTGAGCAATAACAATTCTTGCAATTAGCCAAGACAGCTCTCTGTACAAAAAGcaccaaacaagaaaacaaaaatagaaaccaaTCACTCTGAAATATCAGAGACACAGCAAATGAAGGTTATATTTCACTGCATTGATTGTAcaggtttaatttttaatcataCATCATCTTTATTTCtatagcagcagcagcatccagacTTTTCTCATCCTCACACAATTAGTTTCCAGCTCCTTACACCACACAGACTTCACAGCATGTGGTGCTTACACAGTGCTTACAGATTCATTGTTCCTGGAGCTCACAGGTCCAGAGAAGCCCTGGGTAATATTTACAGACAGTGATAATTTACATGGTCCTACACAATGTCTGTCTGCAACAACTGAGTGTGAAGTGTAGAAGAGAGGAGTTGGCTCAGTGGCTTTACACTGGAGATCTGACCACACTGTAAGGGAGAGCAACCCCAGGGAATGCTCCAAAATTAAAGAGGTATAGGCAAAATAAATGTAAAGCCCCTTATTAACCAACTGTGCCACCTCTAAACAGCAACTATTCGCAGATTTGCTCTTTTACCTTCTCAGAGTACACAGCACAAAAACATTTCCAAGCTGCTCTTTAAACTAATTGGAAGTTTTCAGGCTCAggtcctgcctgtccccagcagcattcccaaagcacagcactcTCCAGGAAAAGGAGACAGCTCTCACACAGGGCTTATGCTGCCTGAACCACAACATGCTCAGCAAAGCCATGCCTAGGACTGCAAGGGCAGTGATCTAACCAGAGGTGTCACCACTCCCTTGCACAGGGCCCTATCCCAAACACCAACTTTCTGACAGTATTTTCCACAATCTTCATTAAACACCTTGACAAGGATACAAAGCTACATGCTATATAAACCAAGCTCTATTGGCAGACCTTCAGCTTCACAGAAATTTCAGAATGCTCTTTAACTTCATCCACCTCCTCATCTCTCTTCTGTTTCCATGTAAATCATTACACCAGAGCTGACTCTTGAAGGCTGTTCAGAAGTGACTGCACACGTGTTCTGAGAGATGAACACACAGTCTTTATTACCAGTGTGACATTCTTCACTTCCACTTTGCAAGGAAACACTGAGGATACAATCTCATGCCTCATTACACCCTTGCTCTCAGGGAAAAGTACTGAGGACTCGCTGAGAGTGGTTTATATACTTAGGAAAAAAGTTATCACACAGGAGTTCTCCACAGCAAGAAAGTACAATGAGAACAGAGCATTTCCAACACAGTCTCAGACACCCTGTACgtcagagaatcacagaaatgCTGAGCTTGGAAGGGAACTTTTGAGATCATCCAGTCCTGTCCCCCTTTCtaggcagggtcacctggagcaggtgacacaggaacacgTCCAGGTGAGTTTGGAATGTCACCAGTAAGGGAGACTCCACAAGCTGTTTGACCAGCCTGTTCCTGTTCCTCCAtggaaagaagttcttcctcatattgAGGTGGAACTTCTTTATATCTATATGTACATATATGCACAAACTTTGGCCGTGGCCACGAACGTTCCTTTGTAGTGACCAAAAACACAGACATGGCCAAGCAGGAGGACCTTGTTTTAGTTCTATAGCAGCAGAATCAGGACCCATCTCATACTCGTACCTTTACTTTCCAGCTCTTCACACCACAGAGAACCCCCAGCCCGTGGTATTAGTGACTGAAGTCACCACAATCGCTATTCCCGAAGCTCAGAGGTCAGGAGAAGCCCTGCAGCAGCGTTatcccaaaggcagcagcagccagggctcttCCCAGCGCACTGTCCCCTCAGCCCCGGGCTCGCCAGCAGGAACAGCCCGGACCCGGCCCAGGCTCGGGGGCACCTGAGGGCCCGCACAGCCCTgggccccgcccggccccaccCGGGGCcgagccctgccctgccccgctccctgcGCCCACCTTGTTGTTGTACTCCTCCACGAAGCTGCCCAGCGCCAGGCGGAACCGCTTGTCGGGCCGGACGCTCCAGTTCATGGCGTACACGGTCCAGGGCGCCTCATATTTGTAGATCTCCTTCCGCTTCCCGTGCAGCGACATGACTGGGCCGGGGGAGGCTGCGGGGGGCACGGCCGGAACGAGCGGGGAgccggggcgggccggggcgaCCCCCGGGCCGGGGAGCGGAGCAGGCacggcacggcccggccccTGGACGGCGGGGAGTGGGGAGGCTGGGCTCGGCTCtcggggcggcgggcggcgggcagCGGGGAGGCCCCGGCTCGGCCCCCGGTCCCGGCCCAGAcccagcggcggcggcggcgctgagGCCGTTGGAGACTCGGCCTCCCACACAACGGGAACGGAAGCCACGCGGGGAGCCCCACCCACTGCGCGTGGGTTGGATGTCTTGGCTGTCACTTAGGGCGCCGGCTGCCTATTGGGTGATCTGCCTGTGCCCTCGGCCCGCTTCTGTTTTCTATTGGTCGTTTTGCCCGTCACTCCAAACAGACGCTCGCGCTCTGGCTGGGGTAACCTACGGCTGCCCTTGGCTCCGCCCAGCAGGGCGGGCGCGCTCGTTGTCGACTTCTTATTGGCTGGCTGGGGTCGCAGTGACTGGAGGCGGGACCTTGAGCCATTATCGGTGATCGATTGGCTGGAAGTGATGTCAGTCACGCCAACCAGAGGCAGGTGAGGCCACCTCGAGCGCTCTAGGTACCGCGAGTTCGAGTCCTGCCTCGGCTGAGTGGCAGACGGGGCCGGGCTTGTCTCTAATTAACAGGAGGTTAATTATGGTGTATATTTTTGGAAGCAGCCCTGGCGAGTGCTCAGCGCCTTACTGAGGTGCAGCTGGCTCCCTAGGGAGCTACCTGCTGTGCCCGGCATCCCGGTGGAGCCGGAGGGAGGCTGGTTGGGTTGGGGTCCGTGAGGGGTCCCAGCCGTGCCCGCTCCGCGGGGATGCGGCGCCGCCTCGGGCAGTGCTGTGCCCCTTGAGCCTGCTGCCTCAAGGACTCTGGGTCCGACCTCTGCCCGAGCTGTGTTTGTGGGATCATTTCTAACACGCAGCTGCCTGGGCTTCTAGAAAAGCTTTTCCGAATTACTGCAGAGCCTCAGGTGCATCCTTTCGGGAAGGGATTGCTCGGCAAAGCCTCGCAGGCTCCACCCTGGCCTGCCTGCACatgggctctgccagccccgCACTCCCCACACGAAGCAGCCGGGCTTTGAGCACGGCCTTGTTGGGGTGAAGTTACCCGGGAGGAATTCAGGGACGCTCCCAACGAACACAGCTGTAATTCACAGTAGGTGCCAAAAACATCTTTATTAGCAAAGTGTACACTAAAACTCCAGAGAAAGAGATGCTCACAGTTTGACTACTCTCAAAGGGAGCTCGATACATGACTTGAGCTGGCGGCCTAGGACTAGCACAGCATCTAGCCGGGCGGTGAGGCGGCGGCGCGGCGTGGGTTCAGCTACGGGACTGCTGTGGGCTCtggcgggagcggggccgggcaggaGGAAGCACCTGTGGAACCTTTATCGAAAGagagaagctgggagggagggctggACATGGGTGTCTGGGGCTTCTCAGCTTTCTGGGATTGTGCTTTTGAGTTTTGTGCTTTATGCCCAGGCCGGTGACGAGTTGGATTTACCTGGGGAGTTGTGGGAAGCGTGTTGGGGTTGGCAAGGCGTGATGAGCCTCGCTGGAGAAGTCAGTGCCCTGGGGCTCGTGCTGGATCAGGTGGCAGGCGCCGTTGGCCCTTCACTTCTCTGTGGCAATCAAGTAGGACAAGCTTCTGTCCTCCATCCTTGTCCTGGGCGTGCCACCTGCAGTTTGCCCTGGACCACACCATGGGGATCCCCCACTCCTCCTGTCACCTCCCTTTCTGTAATCCCTGTgtctctgctgggctgagctttGTACCAGCAcagtgctccctgctccagaggtTTCCACTTTCTGTAACCCCTGTgtctctgctgggctgagctttGTACCAGCACAGTGCTTCCTGCTCCAGAGGTTTCCACTTTCTGTAAGCCCTGTgtctctgctgggctgagcctggacCAGCACCATGCTCCAGAGGTTTCCAGCTCTGCGGCCTcgcagcccagagctgtggctttgctttcctgtgGTCGCTGTGGCTCGCTTGGCTTGTGCCCTTCTCGAGAGGAAGCCTTGGCAAGGAGGAGGTGGTGGGAACCATGTGGCCTAACCAGCTCAGTGGTGGCTGTAAGAACTGTTCTAGGTTCGTTCTAATGTGCAAATGGAATCTACTCTATGGGAACCGCTGGAAAACGTTGACCTTGGAAGCCAGCCACTCTATACTTCCTGTCACGGCGGCAGAAGATAGCTACAAATTAAACCCTGAGCCAATGGCATTGTCCAATGTCTTACCCTTGCAGACAAAACCAACACCAACCGAGCAGGCTCGCAGCTGAGGTTCCTCTTGACTCGCCCCGCGGCCCCACGTCTCTAACTGGCGGGCAGCACGGGGTCGGAGAGGTGTCTCTGAATGTCCTGGTGCTCGGAAGGTGCCTCCAAGtgctcagggagggaagggaagcgAGAGCCCCGCGAGAGTCCCTGGCTGCTCGGCGCCCTTTGGTGAGGAGGCTCGGGGTTCGGGAGGGGCGGGGAGCGCTGCTCCTGCTCCGGGGGGCTGCTCACGGCTTTCTCGGGTGACACGGACTGCTGCATCCCGCTTGGCAAGGAGTCCCTGCATTTCAAGTGGAACTTCTCCACCTCCGTGTAGCTCGGACTCtggtgggaaaggaggaatCGTGTGGGTTATGGTCAAAGCAAAACCAAGTAGCCATGCTCTCTCCTCATCAGGCACTGAGCcccaaaatgttatttttctcttgaggAAGCCTCAGAGCAGAGGAACCCACTTTCTTCCCCACTGGTGGTGCAGCCTGGCAGTGTTGGGGATGGCAGGTGTGCCCCAAAACCAGTGATGCTCTGGGCAGGTGTGCTCCCAAATCAAGACCCCACAGCTTTGCTGGGACCCGAGAGTGCTTGGCTGTGCCTGGCCTGGGGAAGAGCTCAgtctggggcaggaggggagccCTTACCTGCTCCTGGCTcggcagctcctgctcctgcagaggggTGCAGGGCGCGAGCGGCTCCAGGCTGCGCGGGGCAAGGCCGTACATGGCCAGGCTGTGCGAGCTGGGCGAGATGGGGCTGTACGCGGGCGGCACTTGGGACAGCTGgcgctgcagcagctgcaggattaGGCTGATATCTGACGACATCCTGGACTCCAGCCTagggacagagcagcctggcgtcagcacagagcctgtgcgtccccagcagggcagggcagggggtgccCATCCCGCTGCCCCAGcgcagccaggctgtgcctctgcctgggGGGTTTGCAGAGAGCTccaaaccagcactgccacagaaACAGCAATCCTGCCATCCCTCTCCTGCCACATTCAATCATCCTCTGCCCAATTTTATGTGCAGCCAAACTGGGATCTGGAGTGGGCATttgaaaaaaagctaaaattacccctgaggggggaaaaatcatGATGGTTAGTTTTAATCTGGATCAATTCTCTAGgccagctgcctgtgctgacaGATGGAGCAAGGCAGGTTAGTGCCAACCACTTTTAACTGTGgaacagaaggaaacagaaaagtaGAAGTCTCTTCCTTCTGCCTTGTCCGTGACTGAAGTGAACAGCTCTGGCAGgactgggcacagccctgcttgcAGGACACAGTCACAGCATGACTTACAGAGTGGGCAGATCTGTcccccagtgctgggatggTGCACTGGAGAGACACCTGAACATGAGTGTGTGCTGAAATGACCTCAAGAAGGGCACCCAAGCCCACAGTATCAGCCCCTCATGTGGATGCTGCCTGGGGACCTCAAACCTTCACCTCCAATGTGggctcttccttctccttcaaaaatcacagaatagttgGGGTTGAAAGGGATCTTagagctcatccagttccatccccagccatgggcagggacatcttccattagagctgctccaagcctcatccaatctggcctggaacacttcaggggtggggcagccacagctgctttggGTACCCTGTGTCAGGGCCTGACCActcagggaaggattttttcctagtatccaatctaaacctactttGTCAGTTTGAAAAATTATGTACTTTTTCTTATTCAGAGGGCAATGATGGTCATGAGGCTCATTTGCTCAAGCAAGAGGATGCTTGTAGGTCTTTGCAGTACCAAGAGGGGACCTGCAAAGAGCTCCAGTCGTGCCTGGGGGTGGTGACAGATGCTAGGGgtggtggcagagcagcagatgaggggctgggctgcagccagggtcAGACTTGCCCTTTGAGAAGCCACTGCATTTGCAAAGCactcccaccccctccccaggaGTGCAGTGTCCAGGGGTCAGGACGTGTCACACATAGCCCACTGCAGCCACCTTTAGAAAGCAGAAAGTGATGGCCCAGGGTCACCCAGGtcctctccagccctgcccacctgcTGAGTTGggcctgcaggagctccagcctggcctcgaTCTGCCCTGGCCTGTAGTCCCTGTGCAGGGGCACGTCCTGTGAGCTGTGCACCAGCGAGATGTGCTGCAGAGGCTCCGCAGGGTGGCCTGGCTGCCGGTCCTCCCAGAAGGTGAACATGCTGGGGATATCCAGGGGAGTGGCTGCAAGGAGAGGAGACAGCTCAGCACTCGTCTGGCATCCTGCAGACCCACTGGTATGGAGGTGCTTCAGATTCTGCCAcctgacacacacagagccaccaccagacacagggacagctaCCACCACATGGACAGCCACCCACACCCCCCTGGCACACATGGAGAGCACACCCAGCTGGGGTCAAAAGGCAGCGAAGACCCTTGTGTCTCCCCTCAGGTGCACATGCGTAGCCTGGACATGCTCCAGGGCAAGGAGCATGCACCCAAGGCTCTctcagcacctcctgcagctccgCCCTGGTACCTGTGTAGGactggctgctctctgccacCTGCTTGCCCGTCTCCGTGGTGCCGGCGCTGCTGGTGATGAGGCTGAGCGAGGGCAGAGCAAAGTCATCCTTTTTGGGGTTGGGGAAGGGCTCGGCTTTCCCAGGGCTGCCGGTCTTGGCCTCGTCGTCGCTggcctgggagcagggggaggtgctgctgcccagctcgTCCCAGTGCTCCTTGCCCAGCGGCTCCTGCGGGTTGGTGAGCTCGGAGTAGGTGTGGTACTGCTCTGCATCAGAGGTGCCCGTGTCTGCgggacagcacagcaggtc belongs to Oenanthe melanoleuca isolate GR-GAL-2019-014 chromosome 27, OMel1.0, whole genome shotgun sequence and includes:
- the DCAF7 gene encoding DDB1- and CUL4-associated factor 7; this translates as MSLHGKRKEIYKYEAPWTVYAMNWSVRPDKRFRLALGSFVEEYNNKVQLVGLDEESSEFICRNTFDHPYPTTKLMWIPDTKGVYPDLLATSGDYLRVWRVGETETRLECLLNNNKNSDFCAPLTSFDWNEVDPYLLGTSSIDTTCTIWGLETGQVLGRVNLVSGHVKTQLIAHDKEVYDIAFSRAGGGRDMFASVGADGSVRMFDLRHLEHSTIIYEDPQHHPLLRLCWNKQDPNYLATMAMDGMEVVILDVRVPCTPVARLNNHRACVNGIAWAPHSSCHICTAADDHQALIWDIQQMPRAIEDPILAYTAEGEINNVQWASTQPDWIAICYNNCLEILRV